A portion of the Sphingobacterium spiritivorum genome contains these proteins:
- a CDS encoding AraC family transcriptional regulator, with protein sequence MLSDIYREKSPLSEQDCFVVFDRRKSSFTFPVHIHPEYEINYVEGASGALRIIGDSVENIGEKDLVLIANPELKHAWKDGDCTSTNIHEITIQFHPSLIEQCLDKKQFQSIQQLFSRASKGVHFGAATIEKVLPLLRIITMEKDGFYAVMKLFILLYELSKGDDLRELSSETTIEMTKNEILLHKLQNYVSTNIAEVIRLPEAADALNMSRSTFARFIKCNTAMNFTDYLLDFRINMAMRKLKDATPISEVVSLCGFNSISYFYRVFKKAKGITPAEFRDNSKNQQLII encoded by the coding sequence ATGCTTTCCGATATTTATAGAGAAAAATCGCCATTGTCTGAGCAAGATTGTTTTGTCGTATTTGACCGCAGAAAATCCTCGTTCACATTTCCAGTACATATTCATCCCGAATATGAGATCAATTATGTGGAAGGGGCATCCGGAGCGTTGCGTATTATTGGAGATTCTGTAGAGAATATCGGAGAGAAAGATCTGGTATTAATTGCCAATCCGGAACTCAAACATGCCTGGAAAGACGGAGATTGTACATCCACCAATATTCATGAGATTACCATCCAGTTTCATCCCTCATTAATCGAACAATGTCTGGATAAGAAACAATTTCAGAGCATCCAGCAGTTGTTCTCACGTGCCTCGAAAGGAGTTCATTTTGGTGCCGCCACTATAGAAAAAGTACTCCCGTTACTGCGGATCATAACAATGGAAAAGGATGGATTTTATGCCGTTATGAAGTTGTTTATTCTTCTCTATGAATTGTCAAAAGGAGACGACCTTCGGGAACTCTCCAGTGAAACTACCATAGAAATGACAAAGAATGAGATTTTACTACACAAACTTCAAAACTATGTATCTACTAATATTGCAGAAGTAATCCGGCTTCCTGAGGCTGCAGATGCATTAAACATGAGCAGATCCACTTTTGCCCGTTTTATCAAATGCAATACAGCAATGAATTTTACAGATTACCTGCTGGATTTCAGAATAAATATGGCTATGCGAAAACTTAAGGATGCGACCCCTATATCCGAGGTGGTCAGCCTTTGTGGTTTTAACAGTATTTCGTATTTCTACAGGGTCTTTAAAAAAGCAAAAGGCATTACGCCTGCCGAGTTTAGAGACAACAGTAAAAATCAACAGTTGATTATTTAA
- a CDS encoding peptidase domain-containing ABC transporter — protein sequence MKKNRLVKQHDIKDCGAACLASAGAHFGLELPLARIRQICYTDSQGTNVLGMIQGLQTMGFNAKGVKATVQSLSGIPLPAIAHLILKNKLHHYVVIYEVSKDKVCIMNPAHGKMEQFSIQEFTELWTGVLILMEPNEFFRQKKEKISNYTRFWNLIKPHKTMIIPALLGALLYTILGLSMSIYIQKITDEVLVDGNLRLLNLLSVIMIVILVFQLFIGSMKSIMVLKTGQRIDRYLILGYYKHLLQLPQRFFDTMKVGEIISRVNDAVKIRTFINDVSIQIIVNVFIIVFSFTLMFTYYWKLALIVMLVIPLYIFIYWVSNKLNKMVERRMMEEAADLESHLVESLHAISTIKQFGVESYANKKIDNSFRKLLGTINTSVMNTLFSTNASDFLSKLFTIILLWAGARYVIDRSITAGELLSFYALIGYFTGPVSQLIGTNKAIQNALIAADRLFEIMDLEQEELTGKTDLSRDSTGDIKLEDVSFSYGSRARVFKDFSCTFKKGQTTAVVGESGSGKTTLAALIQHIYPTNSGKISIGSTNIRNISKHSLRNLISVVPQQVDLFSGNVIENIALGEDSPDFSRILDITTALGIRPFIEKLPEGFETHLGENGTVLSGGQKQRIAIARALYKDPEILILDEATSSLDTESELLIQQTLAQFKAQGKTMIVIAHRLSTVAHADSIMVLKEGKLMEEGSHHQLLTKDSIYRSMWQKQSLSI from the coding sequence ATGAAAAAAAACCGTCTTGTAAAACAACATGATATCAAAGACTGCGGAGCAGCATGTCTGGCATCTGCAGGGGCTCATTTTGGATTGGAACTTCCTTTAGCCAGGATCAGGCAGATCTGTTACACCGATAGTCAGGGGACCAATGTTCTGGGCATGATACAGGGACTACAGACCATGGGTTTCAACGCCAAAGGGGTTAAAGCAACTGTGCAGTCTCTTTCCGGGATACCCCTTCCTGCTATTGCCCATCTTATTCTAAAAAACAAACTGCATCATTATGTCGTCATTTATGAAGTGAGTAAAGACAAGGTCTGTATCATGAACCCTGCTCATGGAAAAATGGAACAATTCAGCATCCAGGAATTTACAGAACTATGGACAGGAGTTCTTATCCTGATGGAACCTAATGAATTTTTCCGGCAAAAGAAGGAGAAAATCAGTAATTATACCCGATTCTGGAATCTGATCAAGCCACATAAGACCATGATCATACCGGCACTGCTGGGCGCACTGTTATACACGATACTTGGTCTTTCCATGTCCATTTATATACAGAAAATAACGGATGAGGTGCTTGTTGACGGAAACCTCCGTTTACTCAATCTGCTCTCCGTAATCATGATTGTAATTCTGGTATTTCAACTTTTTATAGGCTCGATGAAAAGCATTATGGTACTAAAGACCGGACAACGCATAGATCGGTATCTGATTCTGGGATATTATAAACATTTACTGCAGTTGCCTCAGCGTTTTTTTGACACCATGAAAGTCGGTGAAATTATTTCACGGGTGAATGACGCGGTCAAAATAAGAACCTTTATCAACGATGTATCCATTCAGATCATTGTGAACGTATTTATTATCGTCTTTTCGTTTACGCTGATGTTTACTTATTACTGGAAGCTGGCCCTTATTGTCATGTTGGTTATTCCTCTGTATATCTTTATCTACTGGGTTTCCAATAAACTAAATAAGATGGTGGAGCGAAGAATGATGGAAGAAGCAGCCGATCTGGAATCCCATCTGGTTGAATCCTTACATGCTATCAGCACCATCAAACAGTTTGGAGTAGAGAGTTATGCCAATAAGAAGATCGACAACAGTTTCAGGAAGTTGCTCGGCACCATCAACACTTCAGTAATGAATACCCTGTTTTCTACAAATGCTTCAGATTTTTTGTCGAAATTATTTACCATTATACTCTTATGGGCAGGAGCTAGGTATGTAATAGACCGCTCCATTACGGCCGGAGAATTATTATCGTTCTATGCATTGATTGGCTACTTTACCGGTCCTGTATCGCAACTTATCGGCACAAACAAAGCTATACAGAACGCTCTCATTGCAGCAGACAGATTATTCGAAATAATGGATCTGGAGCAGGAAGAATTAACAGGAAAAACAGATTTGTCCCGGGATTCGACAGGTGATATTAAACTGGAAGATGTATCTTTTAGCTATGGATCACGTGCCCGTGTTTTCAAGGATTTTTCCTGCACATTCAAAAAGGGACAGACTACGGCTGTTGTGGGAGAGAGCGGTTCCGGCAAAACAACGCTGGCAGCACTGATCCAGCATATCTATCCGACCAATAGCGGAAAAATATCCATTGGCTCCACCAATATCAGAAACATCAGTAAGCACTCCCTTCGAAACCTTATTTCTGTCGTTCCACAGCAGGTAGACCTCTTTTCGGGAAATGTTATTGAAAATATTGCCCTTGGAGAAGACTCTCCCGACTTTAGTCGTATTCTTGATATTACGACAGCATTAGGTATCCGGCCTTTTATTGAAAAATTACCCGAGGGTTTTGAAACACATCTGGGTGAAAACGGGACCGTATTATCCGGCGGCCAAAAACAACGAATCGCTATAGCAAGAGCCCTCTATAAAGATCCGGAAATCCTTATTTTGGATGAAGCCACATCCTCGCTAGACACCGAGTCAGAACTCCTGATTCAACAAACGCTGGCACAGTTCAAAGCGCAGGGTAAGACGATGATTGTTATCGCCCACCGCCTCAGTACGGTTGCCCATGCAGACAGCATAATGGTGCTCAAAGAGGGCAAATTAATGGAAGAAGGAAGCCACCATCAACTCCTCACAAAAGATAGCATATACCGATCGATGTGGCAAAAACAAAGCTTATCCATCTAA
- a CDS encoding rhomboid family intramembrane serine protease — protein sequence MPAIFDILPTPAESPWSYTLVPVIIICSIIGFYYKPFFYKLLLHPYEICRGKRWHTLFTSALIHRSWIHLLVNVVLIYALLYDLFGLIKQEYGTTAAYLLSVLIIICLVIIPNLFQTYIKKDDFTYTAVGASGLTFGLYGFSFLYYPLQKMSSFWIEAIKVSAQFWLAVLIVILLLSFVPKSKVNKGLHIFAFLLGSVLAFCVRPPAFIEFINSFKSIFQ from the coding sequence ATGCCGGCAATATTTGATATATTACCTACTCCTGCAGAGTCACCATGGTCATATACTTTGGTACCTGTTATTATTATCTGCAGCATTATCGGATTTTACTATAAACCGTTTTTTTATAAACTGCTCCTGCACCCGTATGAAATATGCCGGGGCAAAAGGTGGCATACCTTATTTACCTCGGCATTGATTCACAGAAGCTGGATACATCTTCTGGTCAATGTGGTACTGATTTATGCGCTTTTATACGATCTGTTTGGATTGATAAAGCAAGAATATGGGACGACAGCAGCATATTTACTTTCTGTTTTGATAATTATATGCTTAGTTATCATCCCAAATCTTTTTCAAACCTATATCAAAAAAGATGACTTTACATATACAGCTGTTGGTGCTTCCGGATTAACGTTTGGCTTATATGGATTCAGCTTTTTATACTATCCTCTTCAAAAAATGAGTAGTTTCTGGATAGAAGCAATAAAAGTAAGCGCACAATTTTGGTTAGCGGTACTTATTGTGATTCTATTGCTGAGCTTCGTTCCTAAAAGTAAAGTTAATAAGGGGCTGCATATTTTTGCTTTTTTGTTAGGATCAGTTTTGGCATTTTGTGTCAGACCACCGGCTTTTATTGAATTTATAAATTCATTTAAATCAATTTTTCAATAG
- a CDS encoding molybdenum ABC transporter substrate-binding protein — MNNLEKKTTETPVELKELTLEEQININGGSRNDPKQEDLWDIISKWLFQ, encoded by the coding sequence ATGAACAATTTAGAAAAAAAAACAACAGAAACTCCAGTTGAATTAAAAGAATTAACACTAGAGGAGCAAATCAATATCAATGGTGGATCCAGAAATGATCCTAAACAGGAAGATCTGTGGGATATCATTTCCAAATGGCTTTTCCAATAG
- a CDS encoding helix-turn-helix domain-containing protein, producing MEIGEYIRIKRENLKVSQEAVAFKLDMSQAAYSKIERGETKVKVDQVYKIAHLFGISVYELLPPSLASDVTKENTFGLIWYAIKWSFYKIKGLVKG from the coding sequence ATGGAAATTGGAGAATACATTCGTATCAAGAGAGAAAACTTAAAAGTATCTCAGGAAGCTGTGGCATTTAAATTAGATATGTCCCAGGCAGCTTATTCTAAAATTGAAAGAGGGGAAACAAAAGTAAAAGTTGATCAGGTCTATAAAATAGCCCACCTTTTCGGTATTAGTGTATATGAGCTGTTGCCACCATCTCTGGCAAGTGATGTTACAAAAGAGAACACATTTGGATTGATATGGTATGCAATCAAGTGGTCTTTTTACAAAATCAAAGGACTGGTAAAAGGTTGA
- the radA gene encoding DNA repair protein RadA, with translation MAKSKSAYFCQNCGYESPKWLGQCPSCKQWNSFVEEVVEKGNSKVPEWRSTTSASVTKRANKAAIIHEIIYQDESRILTPDQEFNRVLGGGIVPGSLVLIGGEPGIGKSTLMLQLALSIPQVKTLYISGEESEQQIKMRAERLSQSSRADCYILTETSTQNIFKQIEAVQPNVIVIDSIQTLHSSQIESAPGSVSQVRECTAELLRFAKETSTPVFIVGHITKDGSIAGPKVLEHMVDTVLQFEGDRHHVYRILRAVKNRFGSASELGIYEMQGAGLREVSNPSEIMISQRDAPVSGVSIAAMLEGMRPMMIEVQALVSNSAFGNAQRSSTGYDTKRLNMLLAVLEKRFGFRLSAQDVFLNIAGGLRVEDPAIDLAVIVAIISSQQDMPIKTTFAFAGEVGLSGEIRAVNRIEQRIAEAEKLGFEGVFISKFNIKGLDPKKYNIAIRPMATLEDIFRALFG, from the coding sequence ATGGCTAAAAGTAAATCAGCATATTTCTGTCAAAACTGCGGATATGAATCCCCGAAATGGTTAGGTCAATGTCCCTCATGTAAACAATGGAATTCATTTGTAGAGGAAGTCGTCGAGAAAGGTAACTCCAAGGTTCCTGAATGGCGAAGTACAACCAGTGCTTCCGTAACTAAGAGAGCGAATAAGGCCGCAATCATACACGAAATTATTTATCAGGATGAGTCACGCATTCTGACTCCTGATCAGGAATTCAACAGGGTTCTTGGAGGCGGGATTGTACCCGGATCATTAGTCCTGATAGGAGGGGAGCCCGGTATAGGTAAATCTACACTGATGCTGCAGCTTGCACTCTCTATTCCTCAGGTCAAAACGCTTTACATTTCGGGTGAAGAGAGTGAACAGCAGATCAAAATGCGGGCAGAACGCCTTTCGCAATCTTCCAGAGCTGATTGTTATATTCTTACGGAGACATCCACACAAAATATATTTAAACAGATAGAAGCTGTACAACCCAATGTTATCGTAATAGATTCTATTCAAACGCTACATTCTTCTCAGATTGAATCTGCTCCGGGATCTGTATCTCAGGTCAGAGAGTGTACAGCTGAGCTTCTTCGGTTTGCAAAGGAGACCAGTACGCCGGTATTTATTGTCGGTCATATCACTAAAGACGGCTCTATTGCCGGGCCAAAGGTATTAGAGCATATGGTAGATACCGTTCTGCAGTTTGAAGGAGATCGTCATCACGTATACCGAATTCTTCGGGCAGTAAAAAACAGATTTGGCTCTGCTTCCGAACTGGGTATCTATGAAATGCAGGGAGCTGGTCTGAGAGAAGTTTCCAATCCGTCTGAGATTATGATTTCTCAGCGGGATGCACCCGTGAGTGGCGTTTCAATTGCTGCGATGCTTGAAGGGATGCGTCCTATGATGATAGAAGTACAGGCATTGGTCAGCAATTCAGCGTTTGGTAATGCACAACGATCCTCTACAGGTTACGATACCAAGCGATTAAATATGTTGCTTGCTGTGCTTGAAAAGCGGTTTGGCTTTCGCCTGAGTGCACAGGATGTCTTCCTGAATATTGCAGGTGGTTTACGTGTAGAAGACCCCGCTATTGACCTGGCTGTGATTGTTGCTATTATTTCTTCGCAACAGGATATGCCGATAAAAACAACTTTTGCTTTCGCAGGAGAAGTAGGGTTGTCCGGAGAGATACGGGCCGTAAACCGAATAGAACAACGTATTGCTGAAGCAGAAAAACTGGGTTTTGAAGGTGTTTTTATATCCAAGTTCAATATAAAAGGTCTTGACCCTAAAAAGTATAATATCGCAATCCGTCCTATGGCAACATTGGAGGATATATTCAGAGCATTATTTGGTTAG
- a CDS encoding TlpA family protein disulfide reductase gives MKKICLYLLFAIPVFAFGQQGSQKKELTKQEYIELVKAHPDSVSSLISLRRVGGYDPDYKEMQELYNGLNKSVKKSKEGKEFQDYLRVLSTVAVGKQAPEFTQNDTTGNPVKLKDFRGKYVLLDFWASWCPDCRVESPDLVATYEKFKGDKFEILGISFDKDKAAWTKAIHADKRHWRHVSDLKRWQNDVGTLYGVKAIPQNVLIDPNGKIIARNLHKEALDKKLAEVLK, from the coding sequence ATGAAAAAGATATGCCTATACCTTCTTTTTGCTATTCCGGTATTTGCTTTCGGGCAGCAAGGATCACAAAAGAAGGAGCTTACCAAGCAAGAATATATAGAGCTGGTCAAAGCCCATCCGGATTCAGTATCCAGTCTGATCTCCCTCCGGAGAGTAGGTGGCTATGACCCGGATTATAAAGAGATGCAGGAACTTTATAACGGTCTGAATAAAAGCGTTAAAAAGTCTAAAGAAGGAAAAGAATTTCAGGACTATTTGCGGGTATTATCTACCGTTGCAGTAGGAAAACAAGCTCCTGAATTTACTCAAAATGACACAACCGGAAATCCTGTTAAACTAAAAGATTTCAGAGGGAAATATGTCCTGTTAGATTTTTGGGCTTCCTGGTGTCCGGACTGCCGTGTAGAAAGCCCTGATCTGGTTGCTACTTATGAAAAATTTAAAGGCGATAAGTTCGAAATACTGGGTATCTCATTTGACAAAGATAAGGCTGCCTGGACCAAAGCTATACATGCAGATAAAAGACACTGGAGACATGTATCAGATCTGAAGCGCTGGCAGAATGATGTAGGAACATTATATGGTGTAAAAGCCATTCCACAGAATGTCCTTATCGATCCTAACGGCAAAATAATAGCCCGGAATCTGCATAAAGAAGCGCTCGACAAAAAACTGGCAGAGGTCCTTAAGTAG